A stretch of the Coprobacillus cateniformis genome encodes the following:
- the yabQ gene encoding spore cortex biosynthesis protein YabQ, whose product MDLLTQFQCLFYSFLFGFVMSGVYHVINRFLYKIPYIFRYILQVGIGVLFGILYFYGLVILNDGILRLYFFVMIFIGYLFYQRYYAYYILYHLEIFVRILKRIIAPFVFFFRYINGIIQKRVKKVKLKWQRKKDQDTEDS is encoded by the coding sequence ATGGATTTATTGACACAGTTTCAATGTCTGTTTTATTCATTTCTTTTTGGTTTTGTAATGAGTGGTGTTTATCATGTCATTAATCGTTTTTTGTATAAGATTCCATATATTTTTCGATATATTTTACAGGTTGGAATTGGTGTATTGTTTGGTATTTTATACTTTTATGGTTTGGTTATTTTAAATGATGGTATTTTGAGACTTTATTTCTTTGTTATGATTTTTATTGGATATTTGTTCTATCAAAGATATTATGCTTATTATATTTTGTATCATTTAGAGATCTTTGTTCGTATTTTGAAAAGAATTATCGCACCTTTTGTCTTCTTTTTTCGTTATATTAATGGTATAATACAAAAAAGAGTGAAGAAGGTGAAATTAAAATGGCAAAGAAAAAAGGACCAGGATACAGAAGATTCATAG
- a CDS encoding glycerophosphodiester phosphodiesterase — translation MKKLAHRGYSAKYPENTMEAFIKAYEQGFDGVETDVHLTLDDELVLIHDEKINRTSTGKGYVKDHTLKELRNYNFNYKAYGEYPIPTLKELLEFIQDKEFVVNIELKTDVIHYDGIEAKVLKLVKELGVEDKVYYSSFYLPTLLKIKELNPDAYVGYLMEFKYKKKYQELLENNILAFHPRYTFLNEKRVQELKQHNKIIATWTVPNFKEYQRLIDLGVDIIISNEYFK, via the coding sequence ATGAAAAAATTAGCCCATAGAGGATATAGTGCTAAATATCCAGAAAATACAATGGAAGCTTTTATCAAAGCTTATGAACAAGGATTTGATGGTGTTGAAACAGATGTTCATTTAACTTTAGATGATGAACTTGTTTTGATTCATGATGAAAAAATAAATCGTACAAGTACTGGTAAAGGTTATGTTAAGGACCATACATTAAAAGAGTTGAGAAATTATAATTTTAATTATAAAGCTTATGGTGAATATCCTATACCGACTTTAAAAGAACTCTTAGAATTTATACAGGATAAAGAGTTTGTAGTCAATATTGAGTTAAAAACAGATGTTATTCATTATGATGGTATTGAAGCAAAAGTCTTAAAACTTGTCAAGGAATTAGGTGTTGAAGACAAAGTCTATTATTCATCATTTTATTTACCTACTCTATTAAAAATAAAAGAGTTAAATCCAGATGCTTATGTTGGATATTTAATGGAATTTAAATATAAAAAGAAATATCAAGAGTTGCTAGAAAACAATATTTTGGCATTCCATCCAAGATATACATTCTTGAATGAAAAAAGAGTTCAAGAGTTAAAACAACATAACAAGATTATTGCAACTTGGACAGTTCCAAATTTTAAAGAATATCAACGTTTAATTGACTTAGGAGTGGACATAATAATATCAAACGAATATTTCAAGTGA
- a CDS encoding AbrB/MazE/SpoVT family DNA-binding domain-containing protein — translation MKTTGMVRRIDELGRIVIPKEIRKQLMMREGESISFALEDEKIILTKFSMLNKMGSAVELLLERLYKKYHNTFLLCDKKNIIACSSNGLAKYQRKPITKDFALMIEKEEDTIETMLEFVDDVEKVTILPLKGTQENLGALLMLTDETPYYMIDETLLQFVKEVIEQEMETCG, via the coding sequence ATGAAAACAACTGGTATGGTAAGAAGAATTGATGAATTAGGAAGAATTGTTATTCCAAAAGAAATTAGAAAGCAATTAATGATGCGAGAAGGAGAAAGTATCTCATTTGCATTGGAAGATGAGAAGATTATTTTAACAAAGTTCTCAATGTTAAATAAAATGGGTTCAGCAGTAGAACTTTTATTAGAAAGATTATACAAAAAGTATCATAACACTTTTTTGTTATGTGATAAGAAGAATATTATTGCATGTTCATCTAATGGGCTAGCAAAATATCAAAGAAAGCCAATTACAAAAGATTTTGCTTTAATGATTGAAAAAGAAGAAGATACTATTGAAACAATGTTGGAATTTGTGGATGATGTTGAAAAGGTGACAATTTTACCATTAAAAGGTACACAGGAAAATCTAGGTGCATTATTAATGTTGACAGATGAAACACCATATTATATGATTGATGAAACACTTCTTCAATTTGTGAAGGAGGTTATTGAGCAGGAGATGGAGACATGCGGTTAG
- a CDS encoding RNA-binding S4 domain-containing protein, whose product MRLDKFLKVSRIIKRRTVSKEISESSRVKVNGKMAKPSTKLKIGDIIEIEFGRSILVVQVKDLKDHVLKDDSTMLYEIIEEKRKEEVFID is encoded by the coding sequence ATGCGGTTAGATAAGTTTTTAAAAGTATCAAGAATTATCAAAAGAAGGACAGTGTCTAAAGAAATTAGTGAATCTTCACGTGTGAAGGTTAATGGCAAAATGGCTAAACCCTCTACAAAACTGAAGATTGGTGATATCATTGAAATTGAATTTGGACGCAGTATTTTAGTTGTTCAAGTGAAGGATTTAAAAGATCATGTCCTTAAAGATGATAGTACAATGTTATATGAAATTATAGAAGAAAAGAGAAAAGAAGAAGTATTCATTGATTAA
- a CDS encoding prenyltransferase — MNKKSYQKDIEIILSHRYDNGDDLWTTEDKKLLKGAPFTTLESVNFLLELGVSPEDEIMKRVATLILSVYKEDGRFKISPSGGIYPCHTALALQTLCHMGYSQDQRVQNSFQYFLNTQEDDGGWKCYKYSFGRGEETNYSTPNTTLIVLDAFRFTKHFNENKALDKAVHFLLEHWVIRKPISPCHYGIGKLFMQVEYPFRGYNLFHYVYVLSFYKSARHDPRFLEAFQVLQSKLLDGQIVVERVVPKLAKLSFCEKGKPSALATQRYQEILMNIGGDCHE, encoded by the coding sequence ATGAATAAAAAAAGTTATCAAAAAGATATAGAAATCATTTTATCGCACAGATATGATAATGGTGATGATTTATGGACAACTGAAGATAAGAAATTATTAAAAGGTGCCCCATTTACTACCTTGGAGAGTGTGAACTTTTTGTTGGAATTAGGAGTATCACCTGAGGATGAGATTATGAAGAGAGTGGCTACTCTTATTTTGAGTGTATATAAAGAAGATGGTCGGTTTAAAATATCACCTTCAGGAGGAATCTATCCTTGTCATACTGCACTTGCTTTACAAACACTTTGTCATATGGGATATTCTCAAGACCAAAGAGTTCAGAACTCATTTCAATACTTTTTGAATACCCAAGAGGATGATGGGGGATGGAAATGTTATAAATATAGTTTTGGAAGAGGGGAAGAAACAAATTATTCTACACCTAATACAACACTTATTGTTTTAGATGCATTCCGTTTTACAAAGCATTTTAATGAAAATAAAGCACTAGATAAAGCTGTTCATTTTTTGTTAGAACATTGGGTAATAAGAAAACCAATTAGCCCCTGTCACTATGGGATTGGCAAACTTTTTATGCAAGTTGAGTATCCGTTTAGAGGATATAACCTTTTCCATTATGTTTATGTGTTATCGTTCTATAAGTCAGCCAGACATGATCCAAGGTTTTTAGAGGCTTTCCAAGTATTACAATCCAAATTATTAGATGGACAAATTGTAGTAGAACGTGTGGTTCCAAAATTAGCTAAATTATCTTTTTGTGAAAAAGGAAAGCCAAGTGCCTTAGCAACACAGCGTTATCAAGAAATATTAATGAATATAGGAGGAGATTGTCATGAGTAA
- a CDS encoding EFR1 family ferrodoxin (N-terminal region resembles flavodoxins. C-terminal ferrodoxin region binds two 4Fe-4S clusters.) translates to MIGIYFSGTGNTRYCVETFMRKYKDNSETYSIEDDNIESYILKSHEIVFGYPVQYSQIPKYVKDFIDNHADLWKGKHIFVIATMGLFSGDGAGLLARQLKQYGATIVGGLHLKMPDSIGDEKALKRPLDVNKELVISATHRIEEAVMNLKMGQPSQVGLGFFYHLAGLFGQRLYFYNKTKKYNDKLKIDISKCIGCGKCVELCPMKNIDLKAGVATSHHQCTMCYRCVNNCPTMALTVLGKTVIEQSRIEKYL, encoded by the coding sequence ATGATAGGTATTTATTTTAGTGGAACAGGAAATACAAGATACTGTGTAGAAACATTTATGAGGAAATATAAGGATAATTCTGAAACATATTCAATAGAGGATGACAATATTGAGAGCTATATTTTAAAGAGTCACGAGATTGTTTTTGGCTATCCTGTACAATATAGTCAAATACCAAAGTATGTTAAAGATTTTATTGATAATCATGCTGATTTATGGAAAGGCAAACATATTTTTGTAATAGCAACAATGGGGCTTTTTAGTGGTGATGGCGCTGGGCTATTGGCACGCCAGTTAAAACAATATGGAGCTACTATTGTTGGGGGATTACATTTAAAAATGCCTGATTCGATTGGTGATGAAAAGGCATTAAAACGTCCGTTGGATGTGAATAAAGAACTTGTTATTTCGGCAACTCATAGGATTGAAGAGGCTGTTATGAATTTGAAGATGGGCCAACCTTCACAGGTTGGGTTAGGTTTTTTCTATCATTTGGCAGGCTTGTTTGGACAAAGATTATACTTCTATAATAAAACTAAAAAATATAATGATAAATTAAAAATAGACATATCAAAGTGTATAGGATGTGGAAAATGTGTTGAATTATGCCCAATGAAAAATATTGATTTAAAGGCTGGTGTTGCGACTTCTCATCATCAATGTACAATGTGTTATCGCTGCGTTAATAATTGTCCTACAATGGCATTGACAGTACTTGGGAAAACAGTTATAGAACAAAGTCGTATTGAGAAATATTTGTAA
- a CDS encoding FtsB family cell division protein, which produces MAKKKGPGYRRFIGFIYLGISAILIYTLGMNAYRVFGQKKEMAHLESKKAELLKEKKDLSEQVKLLNDDDYVARYARDHYIFSKDGEEVVKLPDSKK; this is translated from the coding sequence ATGGCAAAGAAAAAAGGACCAGGATACAGAAGATTCATAGGATTTATATACTTAGGCATTTCTGCTATTTTAATTTATACTTTAGGGATGAATGCTTATCGTGTCTTTGGGCAAAAAAAGGAAATGGCTCATTTAGAGAGTAAAAAAGCTGAATTATTAAAAGAAAAAAAAGATTTATCTGAACAGGTTAAACTTTTAAATGATGATGATTATGTAGCACGTTATGCTAGAGATCATTATATCTTCTCTAAGGATGGAGAAGAAGTGGTAAAATTACCAGATTCAAAGAAATAA
- a CDS encoding ABC transporter ATP-binding protein: protein MDYALEINHLTKRYKDFCVKDISLKIPKGTIMGLIGENGAGKSTIINTILNIAKKDEGDIKIFNKDVYQYESVVKEDIAVIFDECHFNPNMKPDKIGIMMSKIYKNWNQETYLKYLNQFHLSKDKKIKEFSKGMKMKLSFAVAFSHNPKLLILDEATSGLDPVVREEILDILKDYIVNDENAVLISSHITSDLDKVADYISFVHEGELLFTKTYEDIQDNYGILRCGKQMFEILNKEDVIAYKKEEFEYRVLIHNRQDFMKVHTDAIVEKADVEDLMLFYIRGERVL, encoded by the coding sequence ATGGATTATGCATTAGAAATTAATCATTTAACAAAAAGATATAAAGATTTTTGTGTAAAAGATATTTCGTTAAAGATTCCAAAAGGAACAATTATGGGATTAATTGGTGAAAATGGAGCTGGGAAATCTACAATTATTAATACTATTTTGAATATTGCTAAAAAAGATGAAGGTGATATTAAGATATTTAATAAGGATGTTTATCAATATGAAAGTGTTGTTAAAGAAGATATAGCAGTGATTTTTGATGAATGTCATTTTAATCCTAATATGAAACCAGATAAGATTGGAATAATGATGTCAAAGATTTATAAGAATTGGAATCAAGAAACATATTTAAAGTATTTAAATCAATTTCATTTATCTAAAGATAAAAAAATTAAAGAGTTCTCTAAAGGAATGAAAATGAAGTTGAGTTTTGCAGTTGCTTTTTCACATAATCCAAAACTTTTAATTTTAGATGAAGCAACAAGTGGATTGGATCCAGTTGTCAGAGAAGAAATATTAGATATTTTAAAAGATTATATAGTTAATGATGAAAATGCTGTTTTAATATCTTCACATATTACAAGTGATTTGGATAAAGTTGCGGATTATATTTCATTTGTACATGAAGGTGAACTGTTGTTTACTAAGACGTATGAAGATATTCAGGATAACTATGGAATATTAAGATGTGGCAAACAGATGTTTGAGATTTTAAATAAAGAAGATGTTATAGCATACAAAAAAGAGGAATTTGAATATCGTGTATTAATTCACAATAGACAGGATTTTATGAAAGTTCATACAGATGCCATTGTTGAGAAAGCTGATGTTGAAGACTTGATGCTATTTTATATAAGGGGGGAACGTGTTTTATGA
- a CDS encoding ABC-2 transporter permease, translated as MRGIIYKDYLIAFLPKNIISMLANIIVSIGIVIFFPNYYGLALTVALAIPVSGSALLQMTMEQDEQSNFDKMQLTFPMTKKQIVLSKYIGGLMTQSVFYLFSLVVTLYYYFTGVAEFIPALQLWILGIIVGLIFFGICYTGFYLLGNKKGSIMYMIFMVAAAIIYILSFFNFDVMSIVNVNHNILLMIGIILAVMTLIGSYILSVKIYTKRYS; from the coding sequence ATGAGAGGAATTATTTATAAAGATTACTTGATTGCTTTTTTACCAAAGAATATTATTTCAATGTTAGCAAATATTATTGTTTCAATTGGAATTGTTATCTTTTTTCCTAATTATTATGGACTTGCTCTAACTGTTGCTTTAGCAATTCCTGTTTCTGGATCAGCTTTATTACAAATGACAATGGAGCAGGATGAACAATCTAACTTTGATAAAATGCAACTCACATTCCCAATGACAAAAAAACAAATTGTCCTATCTAAGTATATTGGTGGGTTAATGACTCAAAGTGTATTCTATTTGTTTTCGTTAGTAGTAACCTTATATTATTATTTCACTGGTGTTGCAGAGTTCATACCAGCTCTACAATTATGGATTTTAGGTATTATAGTAGGATTGATTTTCTTTGGTATTTGTTATACTGGATTTTATTTATTGGGAAATAAAAAAGGTTCTATTATGTATATGATATTTATGGTTGCTGCTGCTATTATTTATATTCTCAGTTTCTTTAATTTTGATGTTATGAGTATTGTGAACGTAAATCATAATATATTATTAATGATAGGAATAATTCTTGCTGTTATGACTCTCATAGGAAGTTATATACTTTCCGTGAAAATTTATACAAAAAGATATTCCTAG
- a CDS encoding alpha/beta hydrolase produces the protein MIVSFRMQMEALKRDRKITVYLPKRYYQEDKHYPVLYIQDGQNAFFDELSYCGISWGFLDYVENMDLDIIMVAIPCNEAGFKRMDEYGPWKINEAFSYQETGIKNKIIGGEGIAYVKWLIDDLKTYIDQRFRTIREDTGIVGSSMGGVISAYAALEYPEVFHKCAALSTAFWFYMDEFTDLIEKHNYQELERFYFDLGEFEGCGDARIDEWYIESNNDIYSMLKDKVESLEYRYFEGAEHNEAQWRQRVPLFMDFFYGGNENV, from the coding sequence ATGATTGTATCATTTCGTATGCAGATGGAAGCGTTAAAAAGAGATCGCAAAATAACTGTCTATCTTCCTAAACGCTATTATCAAGAAGATAAACATTATCCTGTTTTATATATTCAAGATGGTCAAAATGCATTTTTTGACGAACTATCATATTGTGGTATCAGTTGGGGTTTTTTAGATTATGTAGAAAACATGGATTTAGATATTATCATGGTTGCTATTCCATGTAATGAAGCTGGATTTAAGAGAATGGATGAATATGGACCATGGAAAATTAATGAGGCATTTTCTTATCAGGAAACAGGAATTAAGAATAAGATTATTGGTGGTGAAGGCATAGCATATGTCAAATGGCTTATTGATGATTTAAAGACATATATAGATCAACGTTTTCGTACAATCCGTGAAGACACTGGAATTGTTGGAAGTTCTATGGGGGGTGTGATTAGTGCATATGCTGCATTAGAATATCCAGAAGTTTTTCATAAGTGTGCTGCACTGTCTACTGCTTTTTGGTTTTATATGGATGAATTTACTGATCTTATTGAAAAACATAATTATCAGGAATTAGAAAGATTCTATTTTGATTTAGGCGAGTTTGAAGGGTGTGGGGACGCCCGTATTGATGAATGGTATATTGAAAGTAATAATGATATTTATAGCATGTTAAAGGATAAAGTTGAGAGTTTAGAATATCGTTATTTTGAGGGGGCTGAGCATAATGAGGCTCAATGGCGCCAACGTGTTCCTTTGTTTATGGATTTCTTTTATGGAGGTAATGAAAATGTATAA
- a CDS encoding Cof-type HAD-IIB family hydrolase — MIKAIFFDIDGTLLSHTTRSVPYSTQIALQHLKEKGIYTFIATGRHISEMVDLPIHDLEFEGYITLNGQYCYNRDGIIYDLPIHSHDIHNILKLIDKHPFPCIFVEKELMYINYHNDAVQIVQDAISTPLPDIQDINRAYSHPIYQVIPYDITSQKENIILDIMPHCQKTRWHELAIDIIPKTGGKQNGIREVLKHYDIQPEETMAFGDGHNDIDMFEFVGLSIAMGNATQELKEVASDVTDDIDHDGIYNALVKYNILQKD, encoded by the coding sequence ATGATTAAAGCTATCTTTTTTGATATTGATGGAACATTATTATCTCACACAACACGTAGTGTTCCATATTCCACTCAAATTGCATTACAGCACCTAAAAGAAAAAGGAATTTATACTTTTATTGCAACTGGTCGTCATATATCTGAAATGGTTGATTTACCTATACATGACTTAGAATTTGAAGGATACATTACACTCAATGGACAATATTGCTATAATCGAGATGGTATCATTTATGATTTACCTATTCATTCTCATGATATTCACAATATTTTAAAACTCATTGATAAACATCCTTTCCCTTGCATATTTGTAGAAAAAGAACTTATGTATATTAATTATCATAATGATGCAGTTCAAATTGTTCAAGATGCCATTTCAACACCATTGCCTGATATTCAAGATATAAATCGCGCTTATTCACATCCTATCTATCAAGTTATTCCATATGATATAACATCTCAAAAAGAAAATATCATCCTAGATATTATGCCTCATTGTCAAAAAACACGTTGGCATGAATTGGCTATAGACATTATACCTAAAACAGGTGGAAAACAAAATGGCATTCGTGAAGTATTAAAACATTATGATATTCAACCTGAAGAAACGATGGCATTTGGAGATGGTCATAATGATATTGATATGTTTGAATTCGTTGGGCTTTCTATTGCTATGGGAAATGCAACTCAAGAATTAAAGGAAGTTGCCAGTGATGTAACAGATGATATTGATCACGATGGTATATATAATGCATTGGTTAAATACAATATACTTCAAAAGGACTAA
- the yabP gene encoding sporulation protein YabP has product MDNNSLHFEQTPYHHICLKDRKSLELTGVKKIESFDSYEFLIETSLGYLNITGSELTLVRLDQDQNEVSIKGNIDSMSYVSDKKKSHQKEKGFSKLLK; this is encoded by the coding sequence ATGGATAATAATAGTTTACATTTTGAACAAACACCTTATCATCATATTTGTCTAAAAGATCGTAAAAGTTTAGAATTGACTGGTGTGAAGAAAATAGAAAGTTTTGATTCGTATGAATTTTTAATTGAAACTTCATTAGGGTATTTAAATATTACTGGAAGTGAATTGACTTTAGTTCGCTTGGATCAGGATCAAAACGAAGTGAGTATTAAAGGGAATATTGATAGTATGAGTTATGTTTCAGACAAGAAGAAATCTCATCAAAAGGAAAAAGGCTTTAGTAAACTGTTGAAATAA
- a CDS encoding class I SAM-dependent methyltransferase: MSNIYDNEEFFEEYAKMARSQKGLDGAGEWHQLKVMFPDLKEKTVLDLGCGYGWHCQYAVECGAKQVLGIDLSEKMIQEAQTRNRDTRITYRVCGLDTYEYPANTYDCVVSNLVLHYVKDLSQVYKNVYKTLKKDGVFIFNIEHPIFTGSVNQEWIYDEQGKPLYWPIDQYFMTGERVTHFLGKTVTKQHHTLTQILMELLKAGFQIEVIEEAKPSSDMLDIPGMKDELRRPMMLLVKAKK, from the coding sequence ATGAGTAATATATATGATAATGAAGAGTTTTTTGAAGAATATGCGAAAATGGCGCGTAGTCAAAAAGGATTAGATGGGGCTGGTGAATGGCACCAGTTAAAAGTTATGTTTCCAGATTTAAAAGAAAAAACAGTATTAGATTTAGGTTGTGGATATGGATGGCATTGTCAATATGCTGTTGAATGTGGAGCTAAGCAAGTTTTAGGGATTGATTTAAGTGAGAAAATGATTCAAGAGGCACAAACGAGAAATAGAGATACACGTATTACATATAGGGTTTGTGGATTGGATACATATGAATATCCAGCGAATACATATGATTGTGTAGTTTCAAATCTGGTCTTACATTATGTTAAAGATTTAAGTCAGGTTTATAAGAATGTATATAAGACATTAAAAAAAGATGGTGTCTTTATTTTCAATATTGAACATCCTATATTTACAGGGAGTGTCAATCAGGAATGGATTTATGATGAACAAGGAAAACCATTATATTGGCCAATTGATCAATATTTCATGACAGGTGAACGCGTCACACACTTTTTAGGAAAAACGGTTACAAAGCAACATCATACATTGACACAAATTCTCATGGAACTCCTTAAAGCAGGTTTTCAAATTGAAGTTATTGAAGAAGCTAAGCCATCGTCAGATATGTTAGATATTCCTGGGATGAAAGATGAACTACGAAGACCAATGATGTTATTGGTGAAAGCGAAGAAGTAG
- a CDS encoding DUF6194 family protein yields the protein MNAEEILQYCLDNLKGVVMVESWGERGIYYNPEGLLQRGVYILTIKDKDGQNDKGSQINREGVFRVNLGIRKKTFIDLFGATPKRPAAGEMVDMNCDFTSLNQIMPHPVYAWMSWICVLNPTPETFGKLKPLIQESYEYAKEKYKKRK from the coding sequence ATGAATGCAGAAGAGATATTACAATATTGCTTGGACAATCTTAAAGGAGTTGTCATGGTAGAAAGCTGGGGAGAAAGAGGAATTTATTATAATCCTGAAGGGCTTCTTCAAAGAGGGGTGTATATTTTAACGATTAAGGATAAAGATGGTCAAAATGATAAGGGTTCACAAATAAATAGAGAAGGTGTGTTTCGCGTTAATTTAGGGATTCGCAAGAAAACATTTATTGATTTGTTTGGAGCAACGCCTAAAAGACCAGCGGCTGGAGAGATGGTTGATATGAATTGTGATTTCACTTCGTTGAATCAAATCATGCCTCATCCTGTATATGCATGGATGAGTTGGATCTGTGTTCTTAATCCAACTCCAGAGACATTTGGAAAATTGAAACCATTGATACAAGAATCATATGAGTATGCAAAAGAAAAATATAAGAAGAGAAAATAA
- a CDS encoding GntR family transcriptional regulator, which produces MEIILSNSSNEPIYQQITSQIKTMIIDGTLKTGDSMPSMRNLAKSLHVSVITAQHAYEDLQKDGFIETVAGKGTFVSAQNKDFIKEEQLRIIEEKIEDIVKIAKIYDVSLENMIKTLTVIYEEE; this is translated from the coding sequence ATGGAAATTATATTAAGCAATAGTTCGAACGAGCCTATATATCAACAAATTACTTCACAAATTAAAACAATGATTATAGATGGAACACTCAAAACAGGTGATTCAATGCCATCAATGCGAAATTTGGCCAAATCATTGCATGTCAGTGTAATTACAGCACAACATGCTTATGAAGATTTGCAGAAAGATGGTTTTATTGAAACAGTCGCAGGAAAAGGGACATTTGTATCTGCTCAAAATAAGGATTTTATTAAGGAAGAGCAGTTACGGATCATTGAAGAAAAAATTGAAGATATTGTGAAAATCGCTAAGATTTATGATGTTTCTTTAGAGAATATGATAAAAACATTAACAGTGATTTATGAGGAGGAATAA